From the genome of Primulina eburnea isolate SZY01 chromosome 12, ASM2296580v1, whole genome shotgun sequence, one region includes:
- the LOC140807753 gene encoding protein SSH4, which yields MQKIRLNPGFKRTSASVGSSMGAVSVIRTALPLPGPHLGNSSFPQEAYFEITILSCNENIHDHLVEKERKDKSEGEKIKLIGEDFNAKMNSNSLNHVSGRNKIEDMKLGGKKDGKTEIVLLSVGFTGGGTIPLKVPGSYPGSISFNSSGSVYLDGVKLVFDSGKEDYARIGKVIGCGYNPSQKKVFFTSDSQLVHEIHCKTEEFSSPLYPTMAANTDITVLVNLGQSPFKFLPGNRHRTPNPCFIGPMLGNSPSLGYEDSRELFSMGRIDSQWLQRSAMRSNNNTVNSIKGLEYDMESEGDLFEIVLDSTGRSPYAATHQ from the exons ATGCAGAAAATTAGATTAAATCCTGGGTTCAAGAGAACTAGTGCAAGTGTTGGTTCTTCAATGGGAGCTGTCTCTGTGATCAGGACAGCTTTACCTTTACCAGGTCCACATTTGGGGAACTCATCTTTCCCACAGGAAGCATATTTCGAGATTACAATTCTATCTTGTAATGAAAATATTCACGATCATTTGGTTGAAAAGGAGAGGAAAGATAAGTCAGAAGGAGAGAAAATTAAGCTCATTGGGGAGGATTTTAATGCGAAAATGAATTCCAATTCTCTGAATCATGTCAGCGGTAGAAACAAGATTGAAGATATGAAACTTGGTGGGAAAAAGGATGGCAAAACTGAAATTGTTTTGCTTTCTGTGGGATTCACGGGAGGCGGCACTATTCCCTTGAAAGTTCCAGGAAGCTATCCTGGGTCTATTAGTTTCAATTCCAGTGGCTCTGTTTATCTTGACG GGGTTAAACTCGTGTTTGATTCCGGAAAAGAAGACTATGCAAGAATAGGAAAGGTGATAGGCTGTGGCTACAATCCAAGCCAGAAGAAAGTATTCTTCACGTCTGATTCACAGTTGGTACATGAAATCCATTGCAAGACAGAGGAATTCAGCTCTCCACTCTATCCAACAATGGCAGCAAACACGGATATCACAGTTCTTGTCAATCTTGGACAGAGCCCATTTAAATTTTTGCCTGGAAATAGACACAGGACTCCGAATCCATGCTTCATTGGACCAATGTTAGGAAATTCTCCGTCCTTGGGATATGAAGATAGCAGGGAGCTTTTCTCGATGGGGAGGATCGATTCGCAGTGGCTACAACGGAGTGCCATGAGAAGCAATAATAACACAGTGAATAGTATTAAAGGTTTAGAATATGACATGGAATCTGAGGGTGATTTGTTTGAAATTGTCTTGGATAGTACGGGACGATCTCCATATGCTGCCACACATCAGTAG
- the LOC140807305 gene encoding ethylene-responsive transcription factor RAP2-10-like has protein sequence MEGAICVKSSTSSSNTESKSRQRQQDKPYKGIRMRKWGKWVAEIREPNKRSRIWLGSYSSPEAAARAYDTAVFYLRGPSARLNFPDCIASDVEVTRDLSAAAIRKKAAEVGARVDALQSAGHAITESGRVSQKPDLNEYPSLEDS, from the coding sequence ATGGAAGGAGCTATTTGTGTTAAATCTTCAACTTCTTCATCAAACACAGAGAGCAAGAGTAGGCAAAGGCAACAAGACAAGCCCTATAAAGGCATAAGGATGAGGAAGTGGGGAAAATGGGTGGCGGAGATAAGGGAGCCCAACAAAAGGTCAAGAATCTGGCTCGGTTCTTACAGCTCCCCCGAAGCGGCGGCGCGTGCCTACGACACTGCGGTGTTCTACCTCCGTGGTCCTTCCGCGAGGCTCAACTTCCCCGATTGCATAGCCAGTGATGTCGAAGTGACGCGAGATCTGTCCGCCGCCGCCATCAGGAAAAAAGCTGCCGAAGTTGGTGCTAGGGTTGACGCGCTACAGTCAGCCGGCCATGCAATAACTGAATCGGGCCGGGTTTCTCAGAAGCCCGATTTGAACGAGTATCCTAGTCTTGAGGATTCTTGA